One region of Manis pentadactyla isolate mManPen7 chromosome 9, mManPen7.hap1, whole genome shotgun sequence genomic DNA includes:
- the COPB1 gene encoding coatomer subunit beta, whose product MTAAENVCYTLINVPMDSEPPSEISLKNDLEKGDVKSKTEALKKVIIMILNGEKLPGLLMTIIRFVLPLQDHTIKKLLLVFWEIVPKTTPDGRLLHEMILVCDAYRKDLQHPNEFIRGSTLRFLCKLKEAELLEPLMPAIRACLEHRHSYVRRNAVLAIYTIYRNFEHLIPDAPELIHDFLVNEKDASCKRNAFMMLIHADQDRALDYLSTCIDQVQTFGDILQLVIVELIYKVCHANPSERARFIRCIYNLLQSSSPAVKYEAAGTLVTLSSAPTAIKAAAQCYIDLIIKESDNNVKLIVLDRLVELKEHPAHERVLQDLVMDILRVLSTPDLEVRKKTLQLALDLVSSRNVEELVIVLKKEVIKTNNVSEHEDTDKYRQLLVRTLHSCSVRFPDMAANVIPVLMEFLSDNNEAAAADVLEFVREAIQRFDNLRMLIVEKMLEVFHAIKSVKIYRGALWILGEYCSTKEDIQSVMTEVRRSLGEIPIVESEIKKEAGELKPEEEIPVGPVQKLVTEMGTYATQSALSSSRPTKKEEERPPLRGFLLDGDFFVAASLATTLTKIALRYVALVQEKKKQNSFVAEAMLVMATILHLGKSSLPKKPITDDDVDRISLCLKVLSECSPLMNDIFNRECRLSLSHMLSAKLEEEKLSQKKESEKRNVTVQPDDPISFMQLTAKNEMNCKEDQFQLSLLAAMGNTQRKEAADPLASKLNKVTQLTGFSDPVYAEAYVHVNQYDIVLDVLVVNQTSDTLQNCTLELATLGDLKLVEKPSPLTLAPHDFANIKANVKVASTENGIIFGNIVYDVSGAASDRNCVVLSDIHIDIMDYIQPATCTDAEFRQMWAEFEWENKVTVNTNIIDLNDYLQHILKSTNMKCLTPEKALSGYCGFMAANLYARSIFGEDALANVSIEKPIQQGPEAPVTGHIRIRAKSQGMALSLGDKINLSQKKSSI is encoded by the exons AAAAAGGAGATGTGAAGTCAAAGACTGAAGCTTTGAAGAAAGTAATCATTATGATTCTGAATGGTGAGAAGCTCCCTGGACTTTTGATGACCATCATTCGTTTTGTGCTACCTCTTCAGGACCACACCATCAAAAAACTACTTCTGGTATTTTGGGAAATTGTTCCTAAAACAACTCCAGATGGGAGACTTTTACATGAAATGATCCTTGTATGTGATGCATATAGAAAG GATCTTCAGCATCCTAATGAATTTATTCGAGGATCTACCCTTCGTTTTCTTTGCAAATTGaaagaagcagaattgctggaaCCTTTAATGCCAGCTATCCGTGCTTGTTTGGAGCATCGGCACAGTTACGTTAGAAGAAATGCTGTTTTGGCCATCTATACTATCTATAG aaattttGAACATCTCATACCTGATGCTCCTGAACTGATACATGATTTTCTGGTGAATGAGAAGGATGCAAGTTGCAAAAGGAATGCATTTATGATGCTGATTCATGCAGATCAg gATCGAGCTTTGGATTACCTAAGTACTTGTATTGACCAAGTTCAGACATTTGGAGACATTCTTCAATTGGTTATTGTTGAACTGATTTATAAG GTTTGTCATGCTAACCCATCAGAAAGGGCTCGTTTCATTCGCTGCATCTATAACTTACTACAGTCATCTAGCCCTGCTGTAAAATATGAAGCCGCCGGAACATTGGTGACACTCTCTAGTGCACCCACTGCAATCAAG gCTGCTGCTCAGTGTTACATTGATTTAATTATTAAAGAGAGTGACAACAATGTAAAGCTCATAGTTCTGGATCGATTGGTAGAATTAAAAGAGCATCCTGCACATGAACGAGTACTACAG gaTCTTGTTATGGACATCTTAAGAGTATTGAGCACACCAGACTTAGAAGTACGCAAGAAGACTCTGCAGTTAGCACTGGATCTTGTCTCTTCCAGGAATGTTGAAGAG TTGGTTATTGTCCTGAAGAAGGAAGTGATTAAAACAAATAATGTGTCTGAGCATGAAGATACTGACAAATACAGACAACTTCTTGTGCGAACATTGCATTCCTGTTCTGTCCGATTTCCAGATATGGCTGCAAATGTTATTCCTGTG ttgatGGAATTTCTCAGTGACAATAACGAAGCAGCAGCTGCTGATGTCTTAGAATTTGTTCGTGAAGCCATTCAGCGCTTTGATAACCTGAGAATGCTTATTGTTGAGAAGATGCTTGAAGTCTTTCATGCTATTAAATCTGTCAA GATTTACCGAGGAGCATTATGGATCCTGGGAGAATACTGTAGTACCAAGGAAGACATTCAGAGTGTGATGACTGAGGTCCGCAGGTCCCTTGGGGAG ATTCCAATTGTAGAgtcagaaataaagaaagaagctGGTGAATTAAAGCCTGAAGAAGAAATACCTGTGGGGCCAGTTCAGAAATTGGTGACTGAGATGGGCACCTATGCAACTCAGAGTGCCCTTAGCAGTTCTAGACCCaccaagaaagaggaagagag ACCCCCACTGAGAGGATTCCTTCTAGATGGAGATTTCTTTGTTGCTGCCTCCCTTGCCACAACTCTGACCAAGATTGCCTTGCGCTATGTAGCTTTGGTTCaggagaagaaaaagcaaaac TCTTTTGTTGCTGAGGCTATGTTGGTTATGGCCACTATCCTCCATTTGGGAAAATCCTCACTTCCTAAGAAGCCAATTACAGATGATGATGTCGATCGAATTTCCCTGTGCCTCAAGGTCTTGTCTGAATGTTCACCTTTAatgaatgatatattcaataGGGAATGCAGACTGTCCCTTTCTCACATGTTATCTGCTAAACTTGAAGAAGAGAAATTATCCCAAAAG AAAGAATCTGAAAAGAGGAATGTGACAGTACAGCCTGATGACCCCATTTCCTTCATGCAACTAACTGCCAAGAATGAAATGAACTGCAAGGAAGATCAGTTTCAGCTGAGTTTGCTGGCAGCAATGGGTAACACGCAGAGGAAAGAGGCAGCAGATCCCCTGGCATCTAAACTTAACAAG GTCACCCAGTTGACAGGTTTCTCAGATCCTGTGTATGCAGAAGCTTACGTTCATGTCAACCAGTATGATATTGTCCTGGATGTACTTGTTGTGAACCAAACCAGTGATACTTTGCAGAACTGCACGTTAGAGTTAGCTACTCTGG GAGATCTGAAACTTGTGGAAAAGCCATCTCCTTTGACTCTTGCACCTCATGATTTTGCAAATATTAAAGCTAATGTCAAAGTAGCATCAACAGAAAATGGGATAATTTTTGGTAATATAG TTTATGATGTCTCTGGAGCAGCAAGTGACAGAAATTGTGTGGTCCTCAGTGATATTCACATTGACATCATGGACTATATCCAGCCTGCAACCTGCACTGATGCTGAATTCCGTCAGATGTGGGCCGAATTTGAATGGGAAAATAAA GTAACGGTTAACACAAATATAATTGATTTGAATGACTATTTACAGCACATATTAAAGTCAACCAACATGAAATGCCTCACTCCAGAGAAG GCGCTTTctggttactgtggctttatggCAGCCAACCTCTATGCTCGTTCTATATTTGGAGAAGATGCACTTGCAAATGTCAGCATTGAGAAGCCAATTCAACAGGGACCAGAAGCCCCTGTTACTGGCCACATAAGAATTCGAGCAAAGAGTCAG GGAATGGCCTTAAGTCTTGGAGATAAAATCAACTTGTCTCAGAAGAAAAGTAGtatataa